The genomic DNA gtgtgtgtttgattcagaATGGACAAAAGCCTGCAGCTAATAGCACTGATGATGTCCTTATTCTAGGCAAGGCTTCTAAACACGTGATtcagcaggagtgtgtgtgtggataagcaGCCCTATATGATGCTAAATGTTCTTGACATATCAGAGCAAAGAATCTGACCTTGATGCAttcatgcatgagtgtgttctctctctcttgcactctctctttctttctctctgtctctcttgcttttttcctctcttttcatttgtgtgaaGCTGTGACCGTCTCAGGTCATAGTTGAAAATTATTGCCAATTCCTGATGGTGAATGTGAGAGAGCATTTCAGTGTGCCCAGCTGTGTTAAACTGTAATtggctgtgtgcgtgtttgtatgtctgtgtgcatttgtgtgtatgtagtgtgtaattTCTCTGTGACTAAACAGACAGGATACGCGTGTGCtgatacacagaaagagagaaaacatttcagtttgtaGAGCATCTTATTGTCTCTTATACTGTCTGACACATACATTTGTATAACAACATAGTGTTACAGTATTTcacctttctgtctgtctctgtctctctctctctcgctgtagGATCTGGAATGCATTGACTGATAACTATGGTAACGTGATGCCTGTGGACTGGAGCACTTCTCACACTCGCTCATTACATCTTCCTACACTGAACCTCAGAGAGCAGGAGGtaatccacccatccatccatctgtctacACTTACATTTGTTTAACTCAGTGCTAAATACACAAAGCGGCATATATTTTTAActagttttgtatgtgtgtgcatgtgtgtgtttcagaagcAGGATAGTCTGAATATAGATCTTTCTGATGATGAGGAATTGAGAGAACAACTGGACATGCACAACATCATAGTATCAGTGACAGAGGAGCCACTGATCACTGCAGAACAGGTaaattcacacacgcacatgcacacacgtgctcgtgcgcacacacacacacgtgcatacaagcacacatgcgcacacgatCATAGCCACAGTTGCTGAGGAACCATTGTTTTAACTTTGGTCTTCATTGAGTATTCATTGACTTTCATTTCATCGTGGCTATACACTGGCATGCCTAACCCAAACCAAGAGACATGATCTCCTCCCTGCTAAATTTCCTTCCCCCGTATTCCCACTCTAATGAGGACACATGCTCCTCAcaagcacagtaatacacacacacacacacacacacactcatatttatCCACCCACAGCATCACAGTATATGTAGATCACAGCTGGACAATTTCAGTTCCAAGTATGAGATCAGTAACTGGCTTTCGTTCATCCAAAAAAAGAATCATGAAAAGTGTGAGTCAGATATGTTTACAGTGAGGAGGGTTTACTGTGCGCACAGCCTGTTGTCATGTGATgagtctgtcagtgtttgtttgagatAAAACACAAGTCGTTTGCAGTGTGTATAAATCTAAAATCCTTCTGAGAGAGAATTACAGAGTGTTTTAAACACTGACTCTGTAGGCAGAGCTGCAGTGCGGACAGGGGTTAAAGCCAAGGCAATCAGGGCCACACCGCCTGAGTGTGCACCAGTCATTTTTAAGGTGTTAGGGTGTGTGGACGTTTTCCTTGCATCATGCTGCTTGTTCAGCTGACTTCTTGTTAACAGCAAACAGTTTTTCAAATGTATCAcagtttttcaaacagtttgcCACTCTGTTGGAACTGCCTGTTTATTTAGTGTCTCTGATATGTTCTCAATTCATCCATTTATTTAATAGGCTGTGTGTAGTACTTCTGTTGATAATAAAGTAATTTGGTTGATACATTGGGCGCAGGCAATAGTTATTTACATTTATCATACACATTCTGCCACTTTAATATATCAGATGCCTAAAAACAATCATACCAGATCAGATTAGTGttgaacaggtacaaacacacacactctctcacacacactctttctctttctgacgCTCATTCCTGCGTTGCAGGGATAATTCTGTTTTTGACACCTTTATTCTGTGTGAATGGACtacctgtgtgtttattttatgtgactatgtgtgtgtattaggttATTGAAGAGATTGAGGAGATGATGCAGGAGTCAGTAGatggtgaggatgatgatgatgatgatgatgatgagagtCCATCCCAGTCTGATTTGTCCACACGTTCATTTACGCACTCCAGTTCAACCAACAGCTACGAGGAGCGTAAGTAGAGCTAgctgtatggggtgtgtgtgtgcgtgtgtgtgtgcgtgtgtgtgtgcgtgtgtgcgtgcgtgcgtgcgtgtttcaGCGCGCGCTATTATGTAATAAATCTATGTTGAGTAAtagttgtggtgtgtgtgtgtgttgcgtaaTAGTGTTGctgtatttaaatgtttttgcatgAATGACTATCTTCCTTCTAAGTCatacatgtacgtgtgtgtgtgtgtgtgtgtcagcactcTTAAAATGCATGGcacatatttgtgtattttatacacacagtatttctctcacaaacagtGAGACACATACTAAATGGGGTTTCATCTTACATAACTAAAAGATGTGTTTGGCTCATTGCTATACTAACAGGTAAACCAAGCAAATGTGTACATGTACTCCTACAATATGTATAATTAATATACACAGTGGACAGGTTAAAAAGGGGTGTTTATGGGGACACTCTGGGTCAGTCTAATTACAGACCTGATTAAGTGGGCTGAGTAGGGCACAGTGACAGTGTTGAGTCTCTGTCCATCAGGCTGTGTTGGGTTGAGTAGGGCACAGTGACGGTGTTGAGTCTCTGTCCATCAGGCTGTGTTGGGTTGAGTACGGCACAGTGACGGTGTTGAGTCTCTGTCCGTCAGGCTGTGTTGGGTTGAGTAGGGCACAGTGACGGTGTtgagtctctgtctgtcaggctgTGTTGGGCTGAGTAGGGCACAGTGACGGTGTTGAGTCTCTGTCCGTCAAGCTGTGTTGGGTTGAGTAGGGCACAGTGACGGTGTTgagtctctgtctttcaggctGTGTTGGGCTGAGTAGGGCACAGTGACGGTGTTGAGTCTctgtcagtcaggctgtgtTGGGTTGAGTAGGGCACAGTGACGGTGTTGAGTCTCTGTCCATCAGGCTGTGTTGGGTTGAGTACGGCACAGTGACGGTGTTGAGTCTctgtcagtcaggctgtgtTGGGTTGAGTAGGGCACAGTGATGGTGTTGagtgtctgtcagtcactctgtgttgtatggtgtaCTGCCACACGTTTAGGCAGGAATAGCTTTGCTACCTCCCTCACCCAAAATGAATCAGACATATTCACTCAAGTTTGGGAATATGTTATTCATTTCATCAAAGTAGAAGTGGTGGAGATGCTTACATTTTTCACAGTGAATAAGTCATGTGACAGTCTCGAGCTGTGGTCTCTCAGCCCGTCCTTGGTCAGGATCTGTCTGTGCTTCATCAGACCCAGTGCCATTCTAACCTTATACTGCCATTAAGTGTCACTTCCCCAACGTCCCAGTTTGGTTCTGTCTGACTGAGCCGCATTGATTCTCATGTGAATCTCTCCAGCAGTGTTGGCATTAGGCTGATGTTGCGCTAAGGGCTTGTTTGTTAGTGGTTTTCAGGTCCATGTGACAGATGGTTTGAGTTCTGAGTTCTTGAAACAGTATTCTATTCATATCtgaataatacaaataaaattggaaaaaaggaaatcctcaatatctctctctttttctctctcttttcctgtaggtttgaggtgtctgtgtgtgtctgagctgagGGAGGAGCTAGAGGAGGTGGAGTGCTCTATCCGGCGTCTGTCGGAggatctgattggtcagttggCTCTGAGAGACGAGCTGGAGTTTGAGAAGGAGGTGAAGAACTCCTTTATTTCGGTTCTGATTGATGTGCAGAACCGACAGAAAGAACATAGAGAACGActaaggaagaagaggaagatgaagagcaGCACTGGAGGGCAGAAAACCGACAGAACACACGTCCCTGGAACTGTgaggagaatcacacacacacacccctactgCCTTACAAGGAGTGTACAGTGCATGTTAGAGACATCAGAGCCATTCACATATTTCCATCCACAAAGTGTAggagggtgtgtatgtgcatgcaagagaaagtgtgtgtgagagagagagagagagggagagggtgggagagagggaaagtgtgttAGACTTTTTTCCCTGCCTACTCTGTTAGTCTCTCTAGAAaatatcttctctttctctggttctAACTTTcactcatctttctttcttcttcattcattctctctctttcccatcctCCTGTggcctcttctttctttctttctttctttctttctctctagcgTTTCAGTATGGAGGGATTCTCCACTGTAATTCAGAACAGTCTGCGTCAGACATTCGGGGGTACTGGAGGGGACAAGCAGGtgcccctctcctcctgtttttcctcctccatgC from Chanos chanos chromosome 8, fChaCha1.1, whole genome shotgun sequence includes the following:
- the fez2b gene encoding fasciculation and elongation protein zeta-2 — encoded protein: MAAPLAQFDEDWQDFNEFKEVPNRLDQINSNLVDTSGLDDFSDLDNSFSGEICSFKSMEDLVNDFDQKLTVCFRNYNTSTENIAPVKPITEENFLKDDEIWNALTDNYGNVMPVDWSTSHTRSLHLPTLNLREQEKQDSLNIDLSDDEELREQLDMHNIIVSVTEEPLITAEQVIEEIEEMMQESVDGEDDDDDDDDESPSQSDLSTRSFTHSSSTNSYEERLRCLCVSELREELEEVECSIRRLSEDLIGQLALRDELEFEKEVKNSFISVLIDVQNRQKEHRERLRKKRKMKSSTGGQKTDRTHVPGTYLTTVIPYENKAGAPSVEDLQILTKILNAMREDSDRVPSLLTDYILKVLCPT